In Hahella sp. KA22, one genomic interval encodes:
- the fba gene encoding class II fructose-bisphosphate aldolase (catalyzes the reversible aldol condensation of dihydroxyacetonephosphate and glyceraldehyde 3-phosphate in the Calvin cycle, glycolysis, and/or gluconeogenesis), protein MALITMRQLLDHAAEHGYGVPAFNVNNLEQMRAIMEAADQTDSPVIVQASAGARKYAGAPFLRHLILAAIEEFPHIPVVMHQDHGTSPAVCQRSIQLGFSSVMMDGSLGEDGKTPTTYEYNVDVTRRTVEMAHACGVSVEGELGCLGSLETGTAGEEDGIGAEGVLSHDQMLTDPDEAADFVKKTQVDALAIAIGTSHGAYKFSRPPTGDILAIDRIKAIHARIPTTHLVMHGSSSVPQDWLAIINEFGGEIAETYGVPVEEIQEGIKYGVRKVNIDTDLRLASTGAIRRFMGQNKSEFDPRKYLAVATKAMKEICVARYEAFNAAGQASKIKTLSLEAMFQRYSRGELDQKIN, encoded by the coding sequence ATGGCACTGATTACCATGCGCCAGCTTCTGGACCATGCGGCTGAACACGGTTACGGCGTTCCTGCATTTAACGTCAATAACCTGGAGCAGATGCGGGCCATTATGGAAGCTGCGGACCAAACCGACAGCCCTGTGATCGTGCAGGCGTCTGCGGGCGCCCGCAAATACGCCGGGGCTCCGTTCCTGCGTCACTTGATTCTGGCGGCGATTGAGGAGTTCCCTCATATTCCGGTAGTGATGCACCAGGATCACGGCACTTCGCCGGCAGTATGCCAGCGTTCCATTCAGCTGGGCTTTTCCTCCGTCATGATGGACGGTTCCCTCGGGGAAGACGGCAAGACCCCGACTACCTATGAATACAACGTTGACGTTACCCGTCGCACTGTGGAAATGGCCCATGCTTGCGGCGTTTCCGTGGAAGGCGAGCTGGGCTGTCTGGGCTCTTTGGAGACCGGCACGGCGGGTGAAGAAGACGGCATTGGCGCCGAAGGCGTTCTCAGCCACGATCAGATGCTGACTGATCCGGATGAAGCGGCTGACTTCGTCAAGAAGACCCAGGTGGACGCGCTGGCGATCGCTATCGGCACCAGCCACGGCGCCTACAAATTCAGCCGTCCGCCTACTGGCGACATTCTGGCGATTGACCGCATCAAAGCGATTCACGCACGTATTCCCACCACGCACCTGGTTATGCACGGCTCTTCTTCCGTTCCTCAGGACTGGCTGGCGATTATCAACGAGTTCGGCGGTGAGATTGCGGAAACCTATGGCGTGCCGGTGGAAGAAATTCAGGAAGGCATCAAGTACGGCGTGCGTAAAGTGAACATCGACACCGATTTGCGTCTGGCCAGCACCGGCGCGATCCGTCGTTTCATGGGGCAGAACAAGTCTGAATTCGATCCTCGCAAATACCTGGCTGTAGCCACCAAGGCTATGAAGGAAATCTGCGTGGCGCGTTATGAAGCGTTCAATGCCGCAGGTCAGGCCAGCAAAATCAAGACGCTGTCGTTGGAAGCCATGTTCCAGCGTTACTCTCGTGGCGAACTTGATCAGAAGATCAATTGA
- the gap gene encoding type I glyceraldehyde-3-phosphate dehydrogenase: MTHRIAINGYGRIGQSVLRALYESGYRQSMEIVAVNELADAETIAYLTRYDTTHGRFRGEVSLRDGQLMVNGDRIRILREEDPARAPWADIGVDLVLECTGAFSDRMTAEKHLRSGASRVLFSQPAEADVDYTVVYGINQDGLRQSHRIVSNASCTTNCIVPIIKVLDDNLGVERGVITTIHSAMNDQPVIDAYHHHDLRRTRSAMASIIPVNTGLAKGIERLLPSMVGKFEANAVRVPIINVSMMDLTVCVSRETDMEEVNGLLKAASQNDYTGILGFSEEPLASCDFNHDPRSGVVDANQTKVSGGRLIKIMAWFDNEWGFANRMLDTSAHWLSL, from the coding sequence ATGACCCATCGTATTGCCATTAATGGGTATGGCCGGATCGGGCAAAGCGTGTTGCGCGCGTTGTACGAATCCGGCTATCGCCAATCCATGGAAATTGTCGCCGTCAATGAACTGGCGGACGCGGAAACCATCGCTTACCTGACGCGTTATGACACCACCCACGGACGTTTTCGTGGGGAGGTGTCTTTACGGGACGGGCAACTGATGGTCAATGGCGACAGAATCCGCATCCTGCGGGAAGAAGATCCGGCCAGGGCTCCCTGGGCGGATATCGGAGTGGATCTGGTGCTGGAATGCACCGGGGCCTTTTCCGACCGTATGACCGCCGAAAAACATCTGCGCAGCGGCGCCAGTCGCGTGCTGTTTTCCCAACCGGCTGAAGCCGACGTGGATTACACCGTTGTATACGGCATTAACCAGGACGGATTGCGGCAAAGCCATCGCATCGTTTCCAACGCCTCCTGCACAACCAACTGCATCGTTCCCATCATTAAAGTGCTGGACGACAATCTCGGCGTGGAGCGCGGGGTGATCACCACTATCCATTCCGCCATGAACGACCAGCCGGTCATCGACGCCTACCACCATCATGACCTGCGCCGCACGCGCAGCGCCATGGCGTCCATCATTCCGGTGAACACCGGTTTGGCGAAAGGTATAGAAAGGCTGTTGCCGTCCATGGTCGGTAAATTTGAAGCGAACGCGGTGCGCGTGCCGATTATCAACGTATCCATGATGGACCTCACGGTGTGCGTATCCCGTGAGACGGATATGGAGGAAGTCAACGGCTTGCTCAAGGCCGCCTCACAGAACGATTACACTGGAATCCTGGGCTTTTCCGAAGAGCCGCTGGCTTCCTGTGATTTCAACCACGATCCCCGCAGTGGGGTGGTGGACGCCAATCAAACCAAAGTCAGCGGCGGACGACTGATAAAAATAATGGCCTGGTTCGATAACGAATGGGGCTTCGCCAATCGCATGCTGGATACGTCCGCGCATTGGCTGAGCCTTTAG
- the ahcY gene encoding adenosylhomocysteinase, whose amino-acid sequence MAQLQSVDNFSDYKVKDISLAAWGRKEINIAEGEMPALMTLREKYRAQQPLAGARILGCIHMTIQTAVLIETLVALGAEVRWSSCNIFSTQDHAAAAIAAAGIPVFAWKGETEEEYVWCIKQTITKDGQPWNANMVLDDGGDLTEILHNEFPQMLDHIHGISEETTTGVHRLLDMMKKGELKVPAVNVNDSVTKSKNDNKYGCRHSLNDAIKRATDHLLAGKKALVIGYGDVGKGSAASLRQEGMIVKISEIDPICAMQACMDGYEVVSPYIDGVNTGKADGVNRDLLGHTDLLVTTTGNVNVCDKYMLQALKSGAVVCNIGHFDNEIDTRFMRDNWEWEEVKPQVHIVHRDKDQNDHLLLLSEGRLVNLGNATGHPSRIMDGSFANQVLAQMYLFERKFAELPADEKPKNLYVRVLPKQLDEEVARYMVQGFGGVITKLTQPQAEYIGVEVEGPYKPTDYKY is encoded by the coding sequence ATGGCTCAGTTACAATCTGTAGATAACTTCAGCGACTACAAGGTCAAGGACATCAGCCTGGCGGCATGGGGACGTAAAGAAATCAACATCGCCGAAGGCGAAATGCCTGCGCTGATGACCCTGCGTGAAAAATACCGCGCGCAACAACCCCTGGCCGGCGCCCGCATCCTGGGATGCATTCACATGACCATCCAGACTGCGGTTTTGATCGAAACCCTGGTAGCGTTGGGCGCAGAGGTGCGCTGGTCCTCCTGTAACATTTTCTCCACCCAGGATCACGCAGCGGCGGCAATCGCGGCGGCGGGCATTCCCGTATTCGCCTGGAAAGGAGAAACCGAAGAAGAGTACGTCTGGTGCATCAAGCAGACCATCACCAAAGACGGTCAGCCCTGGAACGCCAATATGGTGCTGGATGACGGCGGCGACCTGACTGAAATTCTGCACAACGAATTCCCGCAAATGCTGGATCATATCCACGGCATTTCCGAAGAGACCACCACGGGCGTCCACCGTCTGCTCGACATGATGAAGAAAGGCGAGCTGAAAGTGCCTGCGGTCAACGTCAACGACTCTGTCACCAAGAGCAAGAACGACAACAAATACGGTTGCCGTCACTCATTGAACGACGCAATCAAGCGCGCTACCGACCACCTGCTGGCGGGCAAAAAAGCCCTGGTCATCGGCTACGGCGATGTGGGCAAAGGCTCTGCAGCGTCACTGCGTCAGGAAGGCATGATCGTCAAGATCAGCGAAATCGATCCGATCTGCGCCATGCAGGCCTGCATGGACGGCTATGAAGTCGTGTCTCCTTACATCGATGGCGTCAACACTGGCAAAGCCGATGGCGTTAACCGTGATCTGCTGGGCCATACCGACCTGCTGGTCACCACCACTGGCAACGTCAACGTCTGCGACAAGTACATGCTGCAAGCGCTGAAATCCGGCGCGGTCGTGTGCAACATCGGTCACTTCGACAACGAAATCGACACCCGTTTCATGCGCGACAACTGGGAATGGGAAGAAGTGAAGCCACAGGTGCATATCGTGCACCGCGACAAAGACCAGAACGATCACCTGTTGCTGCTGTCCGAAGGTCGTCTGGTGAACCTGGGCAACGCCACTGGCCATCCTTCCCGCATCATGGACGGCTCTTTCGCCAACCAGGTGCTGGCGCAGATGTATCTGTTCGAACGCAAGTTCGCAGAACTGCCTGCGGATGAGAAGCCCAAGAACCTGTACGTACGCGTTCTGCCCAAGCAGTTGGACGAAGAAGTCGCGCGCTACATGGTGCAAGGCTTCGGCGGCGTCATCACCAAGCTGACTCAACCGCAAGCCGAATACATCGGCGTGGAAGTGGAAGGTCCGTACAAACCAACGGACTACAAGTACTGA
- a CDS encoding phosphoglycerate kinase → MSVIKMTDLDLRGKRVLIREDLNVPVKNGKVTSDARIQAALPTIKLAMEQGAKVMVMSHLGRPEEGQFSEENSMQPVGAHLSSLLGHDVPVVRDYLDGGFEVEEGGLVLFENVRFNVGEGKDNEELSKKYAALCDIFVMDAFGTAHRAQASTHGVAQFAPVACAGPLLAAELEALGQALDKPQRPMVAIVAGSKVSTKLDVLNSLSEVCDQLIVGGGIANTFLAAADHKVGKSLCEMDLLDTARSIAAKVQIPLPTDVVTAKAFSESAEASVKPIAEVTDDDMILDIGPQSAAALAELLKSAKTILWNGPVGVFEFDQFGEGTKTLAKAIAESDAFSIAGGGDTLAAIDKYGVSDKISYISTGGGAFLEFVEGKTLPAVAMLQKRAAE, encoded by the coding sequence ATGTCTGTGATTAAAATGACGGATCTGGATTTGCGCGGCAAGCGAGTGTTGATCCGTGAAGACCTGAACGTGCCTGTCAAAAACGGCAAAGTGACGTCCGACGCGCGTATCCAGGCGGCGCTTCCCACTATCAAACTGGCGATGGAGCAAGGCGCCAAAGTGATGGTGATGTCTCACCTGGGGCGTCCGGAAGAAGGACAGTTCTCTGAAGAAAATTCCATGCAGCCTGTCGGCGCTCATCTTTCCAGTCTGCTGGGGCATGATGTACCGGTCGTGCGCGACTATCTGGACGGCGGTTTCGAAGTGGAAGAGGGCGGTCTGGTTCTGTTTGAGAACGTGCGTTTCAACGTTGGCGAAGGCAAGGACAACGAAGAGTTGTCCAAGAAGTATGCTGCGCTGTGCGATATTTTTGTCATGGACGCCTTCGGCACTGCGCATCGCGCCCAGGCGTCTACACACGGCGTCGCCCAGTTTGCGCCAGTGGCCTGCGCCGGCCCTTTGCTGGCCGCGGAGCTGGAAGCGCTGGGGCAGGCTTTGGATAAACCGCAAAGACCCATGGTCGCTATCGTGGCGGGCTCCAAAGTATCGACTAAGCTGGACGTGTTGAACTCTTTGTCGGAAGTCTGCGATCAGTTGATCGTCGGCGGCGGCATCGCCAATACTTTCCTGGCGGCGGCCGATCACAAAGTCGGCAAGTCTCTTTGCGAAATGGACCTGCTGGACACCGCTCGCAGCATTGCGGCCAAGGTTCAAATTCCGCTGCCTACGGACGTTGTCACAGCGAAAGCGTTCAGCGAGAGCGCCGAAGCATCCGTTAAGCCGATTGCCGAGGTGACGGACGATGATATGATTCTGGATATCGGACCTCAGTCTGCGGCCGCCTTGGCGGAGCTGCTCAAATCAGCTAAGACGATTCTGTGGAATGGTCCGGTTGGCGTGTTTGAATTCGATCAGTTCGGCGAAGGCACCAAAACCCTGGCCAAGGCTATTGCTGAATCGGATGCGTTTTCTATCGCTGGCGGCGGGGACACCCTGGCGGCGATCGATAAATATGGCGTATCTGATAAGATTTCGTACATTTCCACTGGCGGTGGCGCGTTCCTCGAGTTTGTGGAAGGCAAGACCCTGCCGGCTGTGGCCATGCTGCAAAAGCGGGCCGCCGAGTAA
- the tkt gene encoding transketolase, with amino-acid sequence MPSRKELANAIRALSMDAVQKAKSGHPGAPMGMADIAEVLWRDYLNHNPTDPSWINRDRFVLSNGHGSMLLYSLLHLSGYDLGIEDLKNFRQLHSRTPGHPEYGYAPGVETTTGPLGQGIANAVGMALAEKALAGQFNRDGHDVIDHYTYVFLGDGCLMEGISHEVCSLAGTLGLGKLICFYDDNGISIDGEVEGWFTDNTPKRFEAYGWQVIPGVDGHNSDAIKQAIEQARGNTSQPTLICCKTIIGYGAPNKQGKEECHGAPLGDDEIAGARQALGWTHEPFVVPEDIYAAWSAKEKGAALQQAWSEKFAAYQQAHPELAGELLRRSAGKLPEDFAAKADAYIAECQAKGETIASRKASQNSINAYAPLLPELLGGSADLAGSNLTIWKGSKGVSKEDADGNYIYYGVREFGMSAIMNGVALHGGFIPYGATFLVFMEYARNAVRMAALMKQRSILVYTHDSIGLGEDGPTHQPIEQLANLRTTPNMSTWRPCDAVESAVAWKSAITREDGPSALIFSRQNLPHQPRDAEQVANIEKGGYILKDCAGQPDLILIATGSEVGLAVASAEALTAQGHKVRVVSMPATDVFDKQDFHYRQQVLPLEVSARIAIEAAHQDFWYKYVGLDGRIVGMSTFGESAPANLLFEEFGFTVDNVVAQAQDLLDSLDA; translated from the coding sequence ATGCCATCTCGTAAAGAACTCGCCAACGCGATTCGCGCGTTGAGTATGGATGCTGTGCAAAAAGCCAAGTCAGGACATCCCGGAGCCCCGATGGGTATGGCGGACATTGCGGAAGTGCTGTGGCGCGACTATCTCAACCACAACCCGACCGATCCCTCCTGGATTAACCGCGACCGCTTTGTTCTGTCCAACGGTCACGGCTCCATGTTGTTGTACTCCCTTCTGCACCTGTCCGGATACGATCTGGGCATCGAAGACCTGAAAAACTTCCGTCAGCTACACTCCAGAACGCCGGGTCACCCTGAGTACGGCTACGCCCCAGGCGTGGAAACCACCACCGGTCCTTTGGGGCAGGGGATCGCCAACGCGGTCGGTATGGCGCTGGCTGAAAAAGCGCTGGCGGGTCAGTTCAACCGCGACGGTCATGACGTTATCGACCACTACACCTATGTGTTCCTGGGCGACGGCTGTCTGATGGAAGGCATCTCCCACGAAGTATGCTCTTTGGCGGGTACTCTGGGGCTGGGCAAACTGATCTGTTTCTACGATGACAACGGCATCTCCATCGACGGCGAAGTGGAAGGCTGGTTCACCGACAATACGCCCAAGCGTTTCGAAGCATACGGCTGGCAAGTGATTCCAGGCGTGGATGGACACAACTCCGACGCCATCAAGCAAGCGATTGAGCAAGCGCGTGGCAATACCTCACAGCCGACGCTGATCTGCTGCAAAACCATCATTGGTTACGGCGCTCCCAACAAGCAAGGTAAAGAAGAATGTCACGGCGCGCCTCTGGGCGACGATGAAATCGCCGGCGCGCGTCAGGCGTTGGGCTGGACCCACGAGCCTTTCGTGGTTCCCGAAGATATTTACGCCGCCTGGAGCGCGAAAGAAAAAGGCGCAGCGCTGCAACAAGCCTGGTCCGAGAAATTCGCTGCATACCAGCAGGCGCATCCTGAATTGGCGGGAGAGCTGCTGCGTCGTAGCGCCGGCAAACTGCCGGAAGACTTCGCCGCCAAAGCGGACGCTTATATCGCTGAGTGTCAGGCCAAAGGCGAAACCATCGCCAGCCGTAAAGCCTCTCAGAACAGCATCAACGCATACGCTCCGCTGTTGCCGGAACTGTTGGGCGGCTCCGCTGACCTGGCGGGCTCCAACCTGACTATCTGGAAAGGCAGCAAGGGCGTTAGCAAAGAAGACGCTGATGGCAACTACATTTATTACGGCGTACGTGAATTCGGCATGTCCGCCATTATGAACGGCGTGGCGTTGCACGGCGGCTTCATTCCTTACGGCGCCACCTTCCTGGTGTTCATGGAATACGCGCGTAATGCGGTGCGTATGGCGGCGCTGATGAAGCAGCGCTCCATCCTTGTTTATACCCACGACTCTATCGGTCTGGGCGAAGACGGCCCGACTCACCAGCCGATCGAGCAGCTGGCGAACCTGCGCACTACGCCAAACATGAGCACATGGCGTCCTTGTGACGCGGTTGAATCCGCTGTCGCCTGGAAGAGCGCGATCACTCGTGAAGACGGCCCAAGCGCGTTGATTTTCTCGCGTCAGAATCTGCCGCATCAGCCCCGTGACGCTGAGCAGGTAGCGAATATCGAGAAAGGCGGCTATATCCTGAAGGATTGCGCGGGTCAGCCTGACCTGATTCTGATCGCAACCGGTTCTGAAGTCGGCCTCGCCGTCGCTTCTGCTGAAGCGTTGACTGCGCAAGGCCACAAAGTACGCGTTGTCTCCATGCCAGCCACTGACGTTTTCGACAAGCAGGACTTCCATTACCGCCAGCAAGTGCTGCCGTTGGAAGTAAGCGCTCGCATCGCGATCGAAGCGGCGCACCAGGACTTCTGGTACAAGTACGTTGGCCTGGATGGACGCATTGTGGGCATGAGTACTTTCGGCGAGTCCGCGCCTGCGAACCTGCTGTTCGAAGAGTTCGGCTTCACCGTGGATAACGTGGTGGCCCAGGCGCAAGATCTGTTAGACTCGCTGGATGCATAA
- a CDS encoding metalloregulator ArsR/SmtB family transcription factor encodes MLPHSDGADTEAVADYAELAGVYKACGDALRLEILRVLERNAYGVLELCSIFDVKQSAMSHHLKVLAKARMVEAQREGNSIFYRRPILAGDDSAELARLQLFSNLDLMPLTTDTRDRIGNVGEQRAQQSQAFFSRYAEHFQAHQELIAEYPLYATPVRDMLQQQLAGEKVNRLLEIGPGEGAFLEDLSTMADSVIALDNSEEMLQKARDFADARHLSNVRFIVGDTRSALEQGVSVDVIVMNMVLHHVASPADMIRDCAALLRPGGMLVLSDLSRHDQSWARESCGDLWLGFDSTEISRWGAQSGLTEGESIYIGVRNGFQIQVRQFLLPKNGSRTLTGEAACQSEGSATSTHPSHCNL; translated from the coding sequence ATGCTCCCACACAGCGACGGCGCGGATACTGAAGCCGTTGCGGACTACGCAGAACTGGCTGGCGTTTATAAAGCCTGCGGCGATGCGTTGCGTCTGGAAATATTGCGTGTCCTGGAACGGAACGCTTACGGGGTGCTGGAATTGTGTTCGATATTCGACGTCAAGCAATCCGCCATGAGCCATCACCTGAAAGTGTTGGCCAAGGCCAGGATGGTGGAAGCCCAGCGGGAGGGCAACAGTATTTTCTACCGACGTCCTATTCTGGCCGGCGACGACAGCGCCGAGCTGGCGCGGCTGCAGTTGTTCAGCAATCTGGACCTGATGCCGTTGACCACGGACACCCGCGACCGTATTGGCAATGTAGGAGAGCAACGCGCGCAGCAAAGTCAGGCGTTTTTCTCCCGGTACGCCGAGCATTTCCAGGCGCACCAGGAGTTGATTGCGGAATATCCGTTATACGCCACGCCTGTGCGGGATATGTTGCAACAACAGTTGGCCGGCGAGAAGGTCAACAGGCTTCTGGAAATCGGCCCCGGCGAAGGCGCCTTTCTGGAAGATCTGTCGACGATGGCGGATTCCGTCATCGCCTTGGATAACTCCGAGGAAATGTTGCAAAAAGCACGCGATTTTGCGGACGCCAGACATTTGTCGAACGTGCGCTTTATCGTAGGAGATACGCGAAGCGCCCTGGAACAGGGCGTCAGCGTTGATGTGATTGTGATGAACATGGTGTTGCACCATGTGGCGTCGCCGGCGGACATGATTCGCGATTGCGCGGCCTTGTTGCGCCCCGGCGGCATGTTGGTTTTGAGCGACTTGAGCCGCCACGATCAGTCCTGGGCCAGAGAGTCCTGCGGCGATTTGTGGCTGGGCTTCGACAGCACTGAAATCTCCCGTTGGGGAGCGCAGTCGGGCCTGACGGAAGGCGAAAGCATTTATATAGGCGTGCGCAATGGGTTTCAGATCCAGGTGCGTCAATTTTTATTGCCCAAGAACGGGAGCCGAACGCTGACCGGCGAAGCCGCGTGTCAGTCCGAAGGTTCCGCAACATCAACCCACCCCAGTCATTGTAATCTTTAA
- the metK gene encoding methionine adenosyltransferase yields the protein MSEYSIFTSESVSEGHPDKMADQISDAILDAIIKDDPNARVAVETLVKTGMAVIAGEVRTNTYVDLEDIVRGVILDIGYNSSDVGFDGASCAVLNAIGKQSGDIAMGVDEASEKDLGAGDQGLMFGYATNETDVLMPAPIFYSHRLVERQAYLRKNSILPWLRPDAKSQVTLRYENGKPVAVEAVVLSTQHTPDVKQSDIREAVMEEIIKHVLPEEWLHSDTQYHINPTGQFIIGGPVGDCGLTGRKIIVDTYGGMARHGGGAFSGKDPSKVDRSAAYAGRYVAKNIVASGLAAKCEIQVSYAIGVSEPTSISVNTFGTGKISDEKIATLVREHFDLRPRGLIDMLDLKRPIYRPTASYGHFGRTGDSFSWERTDKADALRAAAGI from the coding sequence ATGAGCGAATATTCCATTTTTACTTCCGAGTCAGTATCTGAGGGCCATCCGGACAAGATGGCGGATCAGATTTCTGACGCTATCCTTGACGCCATCATTAAAGATGATCCGAACGCGCGAGTGGCGGTTGAAACTTTAGTGAAGACGGGCATGGCGGTTATCGCCGGCGAAGTGCGCACCAACACTTACGTGGACCTGGAAGACATCGTCCGCGGCGTCATTCTGGATATCGGTTACAACAGCTCAGACGTTGGCTTTGACGGCGCGTCCTGCGCAGTTCTGAACGCCATCGGCAAGCAGTCTGGCGACATCGCCATGGGCGTGGACGAAGCCAGCGAAAAAGATTTGGGCGCCGGGGACCAAGGGTTGATGTTCGGTTACGCGACCAATGAAACTGACGTGCTGATGCCCGCTCCGATTTTCTACTCACACCGTCTGGTGGAAAGACAGGCTTACCTGCGCAAGAACAGCATCCTGCCCTGGCTGCGTCCAGACGCCAAGAGCCAGGTGACTCTGCGTTACGAAAACGGCAAGCCGGTAGCGGTTGAAGCGGTGGTGCTGTCCACTCAGCATACGCCTGACGTGAAGCAGTCCGACATCCGCGAAGCGGTGATGGAAGAAATCATCAAGCACGTATTGCCGGAAGAATGGCTGCACAGCGACACCCAATACCACATCAACCCAACTGGCCAGTTCATCATCGGCGGCCCAGTGGGCGACTGCGGTCTGACCGGTCGTAAGATCATCGTTGACACCTACGGCGGCATGGCTCGTCACGGCGGCGGCGCGTTCTCCGGTAAAGATCCGTCCAAGGTTGACCGTTCCGCAGCCTACGCAGGCCGCTACGTAGCCAAAAACATTGTCGCTTCCGGTCTGGCGGCCAAGTGTGAAATTCAGGTGTCCTACGCAATCGGCGTATCGGAGCCCACCTCTATTTCCGTAAACACGTTCGGCACCGGCAAGATCAGCGACGAAAAAATCGCCACTTTGGTGCGCGAGCACTTCGATCTGCGTCCACGCGGCCTGATCGACATGCTGGACCTGAAACGTCCGATCTATCGTCCGACTGCGTCTTACGGACACTTCGGCCGCACCGGCGACAGCTTCAGCTGGGAAAGAACCGACAAAGCCGACGCACTGCGCGCCGCAGCCGGTATCTGA
- the metF gene encoding methylenetetrahydrofolate reductase [NAD(P)H] codes for MESQTQFKRRFSFEFFPPKTPEGMEKLQAVRDKLAKRKPDFFSVTYGAGGSTRERTIDTVLTLHRQGISTAPHLSCIGATKESIGELLDLYRSNGIQRIVALRGDLPSGMGAPGELRYANELVSYIRERTGDHFSIEVAAYPEFHPQAQSAEADLNNFRRKVEAGATSAITQYFFNADSYFYFVERCEKAGLNLPIVPGIMPITNYSNLARFSDMCGAEIPRWVRKQLEAYGDDSASIRKFGEEVVTRLCERLLAAGAPGIHFYTLNQAEPSLAVWDNLNLGDKISF; via the coding sequence ATGGAATCCCAAACTCAGTTTAAACGGCGTTTCAGTTTTGAATTCTTCCCTCCCAAAACCCCTGAGGGAATGGAAAAACTGCAGGCTGTGCGAGACAAGCTGGCCAAGCGCAAGCCGGATTTCTTTTCCGTGACCTACGGCGCAGGCGGCTCCACCCGCGAGCGCACCATCGACACCGTGCTGACGCTGCACAGACAGGGCATTTCCACCGCGCCCCACTTATCCTGTATCGGCGCCACCAAGGAATCCATCGGCGAATTGCTGGATCTATACCGCTCCAATGGCATTCAGCGCATAGTCGCCTTGCGCGGCGACCTGCCTTCCGGTATGGGCGCCCCCGGCGAACTACGCTACGCCAACGAGCTGGTCAGCTATATTCGCGAGCGCACCGGCGATCACTTCTCCATCGAAGTGGCGGCTTATCCTGAGTTTCATCCCCAGGCGCAAAGCGCCGAAGCGGACCTGAACAACTTCCGCCGTAAGGTCGAAGCCGGCGCCACCAGCGCCATCACTCAGTATTTCTTCAATGCCGACTCCTACTTCTATTTCGTGGAGCGATGCGAAAAAGCGGGTCTGAATCTGCCTATCGTGCCCGGCATCATGCCGATCACTAACTACAGCAATCTGGCGCGTTTCAGCGATATGTGCGGCGCGGAAATTCCGCGTTGGGTGCGCAAACAGCTGGAAGCCTATGGCGACGACTCAGCCAGCATTCGCAAGTTCGGCGAGGAAGTGGTCACGCGTCTGTGCGAACGTCTGCTCGCGGCAGGCGCTCCCGGCATCCACTTCTATACCTTGAATCAGGCCGAGCCAAGTCTGGCGGTCTGGGACAATCTGAATCTGGGCGACAAGATTTCTTTCTAA